A stretch of Gemmatimonas aurantiaca T-27 DNA encodes these proteins:
- a CDS encoding histidine kinase: MRDARTLLIALLAALTLAGALGMAYRMRVRQLENVYHARLEERWAERSRMARELHDRLLQEFQGLMFHLQAVRDLLPDEPGRAVPVLDLTLLKGEEVIDEARKAVGELRSSEQEVAPYDSRPAAVAYRRGARQAWWRFGDRDGEHG; this comes from the coding sequence ATGCGAGATGCGCGAACCTTGTTGATAGCCCTGCTGGCCGCCCTGACGCTGGCCGGGGCGCTCGGGATGGCATATCGTATGCGCGTGCGTCAACTGGAGAATGTGTACCATGCTCGACTGGAGGAGCGTTGGGCGGAGCGCAGTCGGATGGCACGGGAACTACACGACCGGCTGTTGCAGGAGTTCCAGGGGCTCATGTTTCACCTGCAAGCGGTGCGCGACTTGTTGCCCGATGAACCCGGGCGCGCGGTCCCGGTCCTCGATCTCACGCTGCTGAAGGGTGAAGAAGTGATTGACGAAGCGCGCAAGGCGGTCGGTGAGCTGCGCTCTTCGGAACAGGAAGTCGCGCCGTATGATTCCAGGCCGGCGGCCGTGGCCTACCGCCGCGGCGCACGACAGGCATGGTGGCGTTTCGGAGATCGCGACGGTGAACATGGCTGA
- a CDS encoding VOC family protein — protein sequence MSGERSGTIGARLQGVQHFGLTVREMERAFAFYTEVLGGTEVMRDGDFHGERIHNTLLADQDIEARVRGVNPGSMGIPDLRGGAQRLDVRFIQFDNVVIELLRYRDAEDSPSGQSSFAEPLDHMSPAFPRMMHICFHLGDDVDFNQFIADLEAESERRGMTQVRANRIVTVHTEQARRDAPVEANSNAITEGPSNGWTLIYCKGPEGEQLEFVQAIGPVKRTFEDALAARRAGIR from the coding sequence ATGAGTGGTGAACGAAGTGGGACTATTGGTGCGCGATTGCAGGGTGTGCAGCATTTCGGGCTGACGGTCCGGGAAATGGAGCGCGCATTTGCGTTCTACACGGAGGTACTGGGCGGCACCGAAGTCATGCGCGATGGCGACTTCCATGGCGAACGCATTCACAATACGCTGCTCGCCGACCAGGACATCGAGGCCCGGGTGCGCGGCGTGAACCCGGGGTCGATGGGCATTCCCGACCTACGCGGTGGTGCGCAACGTCTCGACGTGCGCTTCATCCAGTTCGACAACGTGGTCATCGAGTTGCTGCGCTACCGCGACGCTGAGGACTCACCGTCTGGTCAGTCGAGCTTTGCCGAACCGCTCGATCATATGAGTCCGGCGTTCCCCCGTATGATGCACATCTGTTTCCATCTAGGGGACGACGTCGACTTCAACCAATTCATTGCCGACCTCGAAGCTGAATCGGAACGACGCGGCATGACGCAGGTCCGTGCGAATCGGATCGTGACCGTGCACACCGAACAGGCACGACGCGACGCGCCCGTCGAGGCCAACAGCAACGCCATCACCGAAGGCCCGTCAAACGGCTGGACGCTGATCTACTGCAAGGGCCCGGAAGGAGAACAGCTCGAGTTCGTTCAGGCCATCGGTCCAGTGAAGCGCACGTTCGAGGACGCACTTGCCGCGCGACGCGCCGGCATACGGTGA
- a CDS encoding SMP-30/gluconolactonase/LRE family protein, producing MHVWRKAAGITALLLTATATYLVAWPIPAEPVAWSPPTAPGYEGPHQVNTRLRALQHIAIGDEFGPEHMVIGPDGKLYAAMTSGALLRMGPDGGHQEVFANTEGRVLGFAFDSTGRMFAADAMRGVLAIDSSGRVEMVTDRVSTDDPIRYANSIVVAPDGKVYFTDASGRFAPRDWGDTYEASLLDILEQASTGRVLVYDPTTSRTEVVAHGLSFANGIALSADHQSLFVSETGRYRIWKIDAQARALDVRTDTLRARPLFKNLPGYPDNLMRGRDGRIWVGLFRPRNPAADGSAQRPFVRAILLRLPRFLIPVGKPYSHVFAFDEVGRVTEDLQDPSGAYPETTGVTETADRLYIHSLHAPTIGWLPR from the coding sequence GTGCACGTATGGCGCAAGGCGGCCGGTATCACGGCACTGTTGCTGACCGCAACAGCGACCTATCTCGTTGCGTGGCCCATTCCGGCAGAACCGGTGGCATGGTCACCACCGACCGCACCAGGCTATGAGGGGCCGCACCAGGTCAATACACGACTGCGTGCGCTCCAGCACATCGCGATAGGTGACGAATTCGGTCCGGAGCACATGGTCATTGGACCGGATGGCAAGCTGTACGCGGCCATGACGAGTGGCGCCCTGTTGCGCATGGGTCCTGACGGCGGCCATCAGGAAGTGTTTGCCAACACCGAAGGCCGTGTTCTCGGATTTGCATTCGATTCGACCGGGCGGATGTTCGCAGCAGATGCCATGCGCGGTGTGCTCGCGATCGATTCCAGCGGACGGGTCGAGATGGTGACCGACCGAGTGAGCACCGACGACCCCATTCGTTATGCCAACTCGATCGTGGTGGCGCCGGACGGCAAGGTGTATTTCACCGATGCGTCCGGGCGATTCGCGCCACGTGACTGGGGTGACACCTACGAAGCCAGCCTGCTCGACATTCTTGAACAGGCCTCCACCGGTCGGGTGCTGGTGTACGATCCGACGACGTCGCGCACCGAGGTGGTAGCGCACGGCCTGTCGTTTGCCAACGGTATCGCACTCTCGGCCGACCATCAGTCACTGTTCGTGTCCGAAACCGGCCGCTATCGGATCTGGAAGATCGACGCGCAGGCCCGTGCACTCGATGTGCGCACCGATACGCTGCGCGCCCGCCCGCTGTTCAAGAACCTGCCCGGCTATCCCGACAACCTGATGCGAGGTCGCGATGGCCGGATCTGGGTCGGACTGTTCCGCCCGCGCAATCCGGCGGCCGATGGATCCGCGCAACGTCCGTTCGTGCGTGCGATCCTGCTGCGCCTGCCGCGATTTCTCATTCCGGTCGGCAAACCGTACAGCCATGTCTTTGCCTTCGACGAAGTGGGCCGTGTGACGGAAGACCTGCAGGATCCGAGTGGAGCCTATCCCGAAACCACCGGCGTGACCGAGACGGCAGATCGTCTGTACATCCACAGCTTGCACGCCCCCACGATCGGATGGCTCCCGCGATGA
- a CDS encoding 2TM domain-containing protein — translation MRTGLRVHAIAFVVGIAAMLIINVLTGAPYWVAWVVPGWAIGLLSHWLSVRRPLARYDQQERAR, via the coding sequence ATGCGCACTGGACTCCGCGTCCATGCTATCGCCTTTGTTGTCGGTATCGCCGCGATGCTGATCATCAATGTGTTGACCGGTGCGCCGTACTGGGTCGCATGGGTGGTACCGGGATGGGCCATTGGCTTGCTGTCCCATTGGCTCTCTGTCCGTCGCCCCCTGGCTCGCTACGACCAGCAGGAGCGTGCGCGATGA
- a CDS encoding alpha/beta hydrolase yields the protein MTKYLRILGALAWTLVATTPTHAQGSNAAMNIVLVHGAWADGSGWQRIHDILRAKGHRVSIVQNPLTSLADDVAAVNRVLARQDGPALLVGHSYGGAVISEAGGAANVAGLVYVAAFVPDAGESVASLTEGGAPPPLQPSADGFLFFDPNIFAQAFAPDLPAAQGAFLAAAQIPPAGVAFGTPISKPAWKTRRSFYVLATDDRVIPPAAQERMAARANAVVTRVKGSHAVYMSQPEAVADAIDAAARAISGK from the coding sequence ATGACGAAGTACCTCCGAATTCTCGGCGCACTGGCATGGACGCTCGTCGCCACCACACCCACTCATGCACAAGGGAGCAACGCCGCGATGAACATCGTCCTCGTTCACGGTGCCTGGGCCGACGGCTCAGGATGGCAACGCATTCACGACATCCTGCGCGCGAAAGGTCATCGCGTGAGCATCGTACAAAACCCGCTCACCTCACTCGCCGACGATGTGGCGGCCGTGAACCGCGTGCTGGCCAGGCAGGACGGCCCCGCCTTGTTGGTGGGCCACTCGTACGGCGGGGCGGTCATCAGCGAGGCCGGAGGCGCGGCCAATGTGGCGGGGCTCGTGTACGTGGCGGCGTTTGTGCCAGACGCCGGCGAATCGGTAGCGTCGCTCACCGAAGGCGGAGCGCCCCCACCGCTGCAACCCTCGGCGGACGGTTTTCTTTTTTTCGATCCAAATATCTTTGCGCAGGCATTCGCGCCAGACTTACCAGCCGCACAAGGCGCCTTCCTTGCTGCCGCGCAGATCCCGCCGGCGGGCGTGGCGTTCGGCACGCCCATCTCCAAGCCGGCGTGGAAGACCCGGCGCAGCTTCTACGTGCTGGCCACTGACGATCGTGTCATTCCCCCCGCCGCGCAGGAACGCATGGCAGCGCGCGCCAACGCGGTCGTCACCAGGGTGAAGGGCAGCCATGCCGTCTACATGTCGCAACCAGAGGCCGTGGCTGACGCGATCGACGCGGCGGCCCGCGCTATCTCGGGCAAGTAG
- a CDS encoding Pr6Pr family membrane protein, with protein sequence MLSHPAGIAARLGLGVLTWTAIVIQFTRHFDAGFPLLNFFSYFTILANGIAGSVLLIAAYFGVRQQAVSVWYDRARGAATLYMAVVGLVFVTLLRNVDLGGLLPWINTVHHYLMPVVMVMDWLLTPPTRSPTSRDLLVFFSFPLAYVVYTLLRGAQIGWYPYPFFNPALVGGYGTVMLYVLGMLITFVLVGWALRWTAMRANRPASPVA encoded by the coding sequence ATGCTCTCGCATCCCGCAGGTATCGCGGCCCGGCTCGGGCTCGGCGTTCTCACGTGGACGGCCATCGTGATCCAGTTCACGCGGCATTTCGACGCCGGCTTCCCGCTTCTCAATTTTTTCAGCTATTTCACAATTCTCGCCAACGGGATCGCAGGGAGCGTGTTGCTGATTGCCGCGTACTTCGGCGTGCGGCAGCAGGCGGTGTCTGTCTGGTACGACCGCGCACGAGGCGCGGCGACGCTGTACATGGCCGTGGTGGGCCTCGTCTTCGTGACACTGTTGCGCAATGTGGATCTGGGCGGGCTGTTGCCGTGGATCAACACGGTGCACCACTACCTGATGCCTGTGGTCATGGTGATGGACTGGCTGCTGACCCCACCAACGCGATCGCCAACGTCACGCGACCTGCTGGTCTTCTTTTCGTTCCCACTCGCGTATGTGGTGTACACGCTGCTGCGCGGCGCGCAGATCGGGTGGTATCCCTATCCATTCTTCAACCCTGCGCTGGTTGGCGGCTATGGTACGGTCATGCTCTATGTGCTGGGCATGCTGATCACGTTTGTCTTGGTGGGGTGGGCGCTCCGATGGACAGCGATGCGAGCCAACAGGCCAGCTTCTCCTGTTGCCTGA
- a CDS encoding alpha/beta hydrolase — protein sequence MVFVAPRVQLEVLDWGDPTRTPIVFLAGLGDTGHAFDHFAARFRDAFRPIAITRRGFGASSRPDSGYDSATRSHDILSVLDSLGISRAVLVGHSIAGDELSHFAVAYPDRVIALVYLEAYSYGSDAPGEFPPYPAQSEPPPMTRADSASVQSVMAYWPRRFEYEPVEADVRAVCQFGPTGRLELLPAPNESGRVYEGTNRSEYARVKAPALAIYAPHASLQDLFPGAAGFDEPNRVAALRVLTAQQEYETRQMTRFQTEMRQGVVITMPGATHYLHYRHADAVEGSMRTFLRGLVLGPGGG from the coding sequence ATGGTATTCGTTGCGCCGCGCGTGCAGCTCGAAGTGCTGGATTGGGGTGACCCGACGCGCACGCCCATCGTCTTCCTGGCCGGGTTGGGCGATACCGGCCACGCCTTCGATCATTTTGCGGCTCGCTTTCGGGACGCGTTTCGGCCGATTGCTATTACCCGGCGTGGCTTTGGTGCGTCGAGTCGCCCGGATAGCGGCTATGACTCTGCCACGCGGTCACATGACATTCTGTCCGTGCTCGACAGCCTCGGCATTTCACGGGCGGTGCTGGTTGGTCATTCGATCGCCGGCGATGAGCTCAGTCACTTTGCGGTGGCGTATCCTGATCGAGTGATCGCGCTGGTCTACCTGGAGGCGTATTCGTACGGCAGCGATGCGCCTGGCGAATTCCCGCCGTATCCAGCACAGTCGGAACCGCCACCGATGACACGCGCTGATTCGGCGTCGGTGCAATCGGTGATGGCCTATTGGCCGCGGCGTTTCGAATACGAGCCCGTGGAAGCGGACGTACGTGCGGTCTGTCAATTCGGACCCACCGGACGGTTGGAGCTCCTCCCCGCGCCAAACGAGTCAGGTCGCGTCTACGAAGGCACGAATCGATCAGAGTACGCGCGTGTGAAAGCACCGGCACTGGCCATCTATGCCCCACATGCATCACTGCAGGATTTGTTTCCCGGCGCTGCAGGTTTTGATGAACCCAATCGTGTTGCCGCTCTTCGTGTTCTGACCGCACAACAAGAATACGAAACCCGACAGATGACGCGCTTTCAAACCGAAATGCGCCAAGGTGTGGTGATCACGATGCCGGGAGCAACACACTATCTCCACTATCGCCATGCAGATGCTGTGGAAGGGTCCATGCGTACCTTTCTGCGTGGGTTGGTTCTCGGTCCGGGTGGCGGCTAA
- a CDS encoding serine hydrolase domain-containing protein, with protein MKLRIPAQRVVLLFLCVVASTACAPSSTPGIVSCPTLAGDSVEVAVIDSLFTDLGRDTTRNIKGVVVQRHGCTVAERYFNGDDSTSLHDIRSATKSITSALVLLALQQGLIKNLDQPISELLPDSMISATAPIAVRQVLTMRTGLDSDDEDSLSVGNEDRMDESVDWIAFARTVPMTSPPGERYVYSSFTAFLAGAMVEHTSHLSLQDFAAKHLFGPLGIHRFAWRRGPKGEGVGQGNLSMTTRDMTRIGELFLRGGRVAGRQVIDSALVRDALAPHVAISAVDPFADAYGYMWYSKSYEIGGKSITVHFASGNGGNKIYLVPAHDLVIAITSSAYGRGYGQRRSEQILLRILAATQH; from the coding sequence ATGAAATTGCGCATTCCAGCCCAGCGCGTCGTGCTGTTGTTCCTGTGCGTCGTCGCCTCCACCGCCTGTGCGCCATCAAGCACGCCCGGGATCGTGAGCTGTCCGACCCTGGCGGGCGATTCGGTCGAGGTGGCCGTCATCGATAGCCTGTTCACAGATCTGGGCCGTGATACCACGCGCAACATCAAGGGTGTGGTCGTTCAGCGCCACGGCTGCACGGTTGCAGAGCGGTACTTCAACGGTGACGACTCGACGTCGCTGCACGACATCCGGTCGGCCACGAAGAGCATCACCTCCGCGCTGGTCCTTCTTGCGCTGCAGCAGGGGCTGATCAAGAACCTCGATCAGCCGATCAGCGAATTGCTCCCAGACAGCATGATCTCCGCGACGGCGCCTATCGCGGTCCGCCAGGTGCTCACGATGCGCACCGGTCTCGATTCGGATGATGAAGACTCGTTGTCCGTCGGCAACGAAGACCGCATGGACGAGAGTGTCGATTGGATCGCGTTTGCCCGCACGGTGCCCATGACGTCGCCGCCCGGGGAGCGATACGTGTACTCGTCGTTTACCGCCTTTCTGGCGGGGGCGATGGTGGAACATACCTCGCACCTGTCGCTTCAGGACTTCGCCGCCAAGCATCTCTTTGGCCCACTGGGTATCCACAGGTTCGCGTGGCGTCGCGGTCCCAAGGGCGAAGGCGTGGGGCAGGGCAATCTCTCCATGACCACTCGCGATATGACCCGAATTGGTGAGCTGTTCCTGCGAGGCGGTCGTGTGGCGGGCCGTCAGGTCATCGACAGTGCGTTGGTCCGGGACGCGCTGGCGCCGCATGTTGCGATCTCGGCCGTCGATCCGTTTGCCGACGCGTATGGCTATATGTGGTATTCGAAGTCGTACGAGATCGGGGGCAAGTCGATCACGGTGCACTTTGCATCCGGCAACGGCGGCAACAAAATCTACCTGGTGCCTGCGCATGATCTTGTCATTGCGATCACGTCCAGCGCCTATGGGCGAGGTTATGGACAGCGGCGTTCGGAACAGATTCTTCTGCGGATTCTCGCGGCCACGCAGCACTAG
- a CDS encoding FRG domain-containing protein → MTSSAPIFRSLEALQQHLDTLPPPAPGWRRVYRGQTKDYPQMIPSGVRRRTREYWSLWHRHAMLVAPFESDLALAEAKGVPSTLDMLSYWVHAIAQHYGGDSNYLDVTSDIQSALWFALYQMVSKEGTIVLGPGTAPDPVHDVPVKQTFWRYERWEEPAYLYVFDVPPWDGKGPLEHGTLIDVAAQAPHLVSDSTRMAVQRASLLYADSDIGDLTSFYVTPPLRVAWPMEGAERLSHGTLEIFPPPTVDPWYEIFLRQPLTIVPTATDAVRYAHPIPVALYLYDTPAERNDLIARLNMEQPPLASRGMREMMVDGGADAGTLARFDAATVIYCEAALQALLQTRRSSSWHSALLMSDLPSNADTQQLGSDESAGAVDLMNVIFEFSPLESIAAASAYNTSAVDYVRALWVVRNENTILVVPFIQQADGPGVTTSPFRVVQEANAPGGMAFYAGENPIPHEVAGFLVAPVRAALFALRSLARGEKILPNVLASFDPGEANGKFLAGVDEATTTLCLATVRPFDVPLYVLRQEGEVFFGPGKSTTRLFVVPATQPFGSIPVNELRERAKEAK, encoded by the coding sequence ATGACCTCCAGCGCGCCGATCTTTCGTTCGCTCGAAGCCCTGCAACAGCACCTGGACACCCTGCCACCCCCGGCGCCGGGATGGCGGCGGGTCTACCGCGGGCAAACCAAGGACTATCCACAGATGATCCCGAGCGGCGTCCGACGTCGCACGCGGGAATACTGGAGCCTGTGGCATCGCCACGCCATGCTCGTCGCCCCGTTCGAGTCCGACCTGGCATTGGCCGAAGCGAAAGGTGTGCCATCGACACTCGACATGTTGTCGTACTGGGTTCACGCCATCGCGCAGCACTACGGTGGCGACTCGAACTACCTCGATGTTACCAGCGATATCCAGTCGGCGCTCTGGTTTGCGCTGTATCAGATGGTATCCAAGGAAGGGACCATCGTGCTGGGACCGGGAACAGCGCCCGATCCGGTGCATGATGTCCCGGTGAAACAGACCTTCTGGCGATACGAACGGTGGGAAGAACCCGCGTACCTCTATGTCTTCGATGTGCCGCCGTGGGACGGGAAGGGGCCGCTGGAACATGGCACCCTGATCGACGTCGCCGCACAGGCACCGCACCTTGTGAGCGACTCCACTCGCATGGCCGTGCAACGTGCATCGCTGCTGTATGCCGACAGTGATATCGGCGATCTCACGAGCTTCTACGTCACACCACCGTTGCGGGTGGCCTGGCCGATGGAAGGCGCGGAACGCCTCTCACACGGAACGCTGGAGATCTTCCCGCCGCCAACAGTCGATCCCTGGTATGAGATCTTCCTGCGTCAGCCCCTCACGATCGTGCCCACCGCCACCGATGCCGTGCGGTACGCGCATCCGATACCCGTGGCACTCTACCTGTACGACACGCCTGCGGAGCGCAACGATCTGATCGCGCGCCTGAACATGGAACAACCACCGCTGGCCTCACGTGGAATGCGTGAGATGATGGTTGATGGCGGAGCGGACGCCGGAACGCTGGCCCGTTTCGATGCTGCCACGGTCATCTACTGCGAAGCCGCACTCCAGGCACTGCTGCAGACCCGGCGAAGCAGCTCGTGGCACTCGGCATTGCTGATGTCCGACCTCCCGTCGAATGCCGACACACAACAACTCGGCAGCGACGAGTCCGCGGGGGCTGTCGACCTGATGAACGTCATCTTCGAGTTCAGTCCACTCGAATCGATTGCCGCGGCCAGTGCCTACAACACCAGCGCCGTCGACTACGTGCGCGCACTTTGGGTCGTCCGAAACGAGAACACCATACTGGTCGTGCCATTCATCCAACAGGCAGACGGTCCTGGCGTGACCACATCGCCGTTTCGTGTGGTCCAGGAGGCGAACGCTCCCGGTGGCATGGCGTTCTACGCCGGTGAGAACCCCATTCCTCACGAAGTCGCCGGCTTTCTCGTCGCACCCGTTCGCGCCGCCCTGTTCGCACTGCGCAGCCTTGCCCGCGGCGAGAAGATCCTGCCGAATGTGCTTGCGTCTTTCGATCCGGGGGAAGCCAACGGCAAGTTTCTGGCCGGTGTCGATGAAGCCACAACGACACTGTGCCTGGCGACCGTGCGCCCGTTCGATGTGCCGTTGTACGTGCTGAGGCAGGAAGGTGAGGTGTTCTTCGGCCCCGGGAAGAGCACCACACGGTTGTTCGTGGTGCCAGCGACGCAGCCGTTTGGGTCCATCCCCGTGAACGAACTACGCGAACGGGCGAAAGAAGCAAAGTGA
- a CDS encoding creatininase family protein: MKRMLVALLTMPLLAASASAQAGAGGAGGGAGGAGNAQAAAARAAAANKPRTIEGINTVWLEELTQPEFRDMLKDGYTTVLIMTGGVENNDGNLSMNKHNINNRLHGELLARKMGKTLVAPLVTLEPGNAGNTIQPGRAGPMISQATFISLLYDMGNYLRSMGFKEIYYLGDSGGNMRGQQAAADSLTKVYADSPDRVYFKHIAEYYNHTSVVQPYIQNELKIPEGIKIGASTGTSGLHEELSIDATLALADPVSIRYEQRKKVGQDEINGIKFQSLAWLQDLGRKIADLRVKTTLDAINAYRATLPKP; the protein is encoded by the coding sequence ATGAAGAGAATGCTGGTGGCCCTGTTGACCATGCCGCTGCTCGCGGCGAGTGCCTCAGCGCAGGCAGGAGCAGGTGGCGCGGGTGGTGGTGCCGGAGGAGCGGGCAACGCGCAGGCTGCGGCGGCACGGGCGGCCGCGGCCAACAAACCGCGCACCATCGAGGGCATCAACACGGTCTGGCTCGAGGAACTCACGCAGCCAGAATTCCGCGACATGCTCAAGGACGGCTACACCACCGTGCTGATCATGACGGGTGGCGTCGAAAACAACGACGGCAACCTCTCGATGAACAAGCACAACATCAACAACCGACTGCACGGCGAACTGCTGGCCCGGAAGATGGGCAAGACACTGGTCGCTCCGCTGGTCACACTGGAACCCGGCAATGCCGGCAATACCATTCAGCCCGGTCGTGCGGGCCCAATGATCTCGCAGGCCACGTTTATCTCGCTGCTGTACGACATGGGCAACTACCTGCGCAGCATGGGTTTCAAGGAGATCTACTACCTGGGTGACAGCGGCGGAAACATGCGCGGTCAGCAGGCGGCGGCGGATTCACTCACGAAGGTCTACGCCGACAGCCCGGACCGGGTCTACTTCAAGCACATCGCCGAGTACTACAACCACACCAGCGTCGTGCAGCCGTATATCCAAAACGAGCTCAAGATCCCCGAAGGGATCAAGATCGGGGCAAGCACGGGCACGAGCGGTCTGCACGAAGAACTGAGCATCGACGCCACCCTGGCGCTCGCTGACCCGGTGTCCATCCGCTACGAGCAGCGCAAGAAAGTTGGCCAGGACGAGATCAATGGCATCAAGTTCCAGTCACTCGCCTGGCTGCAGGACCTCGGCCGCAAGATCGCAGACTTGCGTGTGAAGACCACGCTCGACGCGATCAACGCCTACCGGGCGACGTTGCCGAAGCCGTGA
- a CDS encoding cytochrome b562: protein MGLSTGTRFTLHTLAMLLRFRHLSTLTVLALALTTSALQAQQPSEPKTPLGKHMAAMNAAFRTIGQQIADSTKNASTMEQLTIFETNAKEALAFEPEKKAQVPEADQAKFVADYKVGLQKLIDTAGKLHAALHSGKNTEAAAIVEEMRGLQRSSHGEFRIRRPPPSL from the coding sequence ATGGGGCTGTCGACCGGGACCCGATTCACACTGCACACACTCGCCATGCTTCTGCGTTTCCGGCACCTGAGCACTCTCACCGTTCTGGCGCTCGCACTCACCACCAGTGCACTCCAGGCCCAGCAGCCCAGCGAACCCAAGACGCCGCTTGGCAAGCACATGGCGGCCATGAATGCCGCCTTCCGCACCATCGGCCAGCAGATCGCGGATTCGACCAAGAACGCGAGCACGATGGAGCAGCTCACGATCTTCGAAACCAACGCCAAGGAAGCCCTGGCGTTCGAGCCCGAAAAGAAGGCGCAGGTGCCCGAAGCCGATCAGGCGAAGTTCGTGGCCGACTACAAAGTCGGACTCCAAAAGCTGATCGATACGGCCGGCAAACTGCATGCGGCGCTGCACAGCGGAAAGAACACCGAAGCGGCCGCCATCGTGGAAGAGATGCGCGGGCTGCAGCGCAGCTCGCATGGGGAGTTCCGCATCCGCCGGCCTCCGCCAAGCCTGTAA
- a CDS encoding YbjQ family protein, with translation MTTTAFDLPGYRIVASLGVVRGVVVRSRSLIGTFGAGIQTIFGGNISLFTTLAERTRQQAFDTMLVQALMAKADAVIGIRYDATEIMSGATEVLCYGTAVRVVSLPER, from the coding sequence ATGACCACCACGGCCTTCGACCTGCCCGGTTACCGGATCGTGGCATCGTTGGGCGTTGTGCGCGGGGTTGTGGTGCGCTCGCGGTCGCTGATCGGCACGTTCGGTGCCGGCATCCAGACCATCTTCGGTGGCAACATTTCCCTCTTTACGACGCTGGCCGAACGCACACGCCAGCAGGCGTTCGACACGATGCTCGTGCAGGCCCTGATGGCCAAAGCCGATGCTGTGATCGGCATACGGTACGACGCCACCGAGATCATGAGTGGCGCGACCGAGGTGCTCTGTTATGGGACTGCCGTGCGTGTCGTGTCACTCCCGGAGAGGTAG